The DNA sequence CGAACACCGCGGCGCCCTCGCCGAGCACGAAGCCGTTGCGGGTGCCGTCGAAGGGCCGCGAGGCGTGTGCCGGGTCGTCGTGGCGCGGCGTGGTGGCCTTGATGGCGTCGAAGCAGGCCATGGTGATCGGTGAGATCGGCGCGTCGGAGGCGCCCGCGACCATGACGTCGGTGGTGCCCTCGCGGATCAGCTCGACGGCGTACCCGACGGAGTCGAGCCCGGAGGTGCAGCCCGCGGAGACCACGCTGCTGGGGCCCTGCGCGCCCACGGCGAGGGCGACCTCGGCGGCGAACGAGCTGGGCACGAAGTACCCGTAGAAGAACGGGTCGGCGTAGGCGTGGTCGACGAGGTCGAGGCGGCCGCCGTCGCTGACGGTCCGGTAGTCCTCGTCGAGGCTCATGGTGGCGCCGACGGCGCTGCCGACGGTGACGCCGACCCGGTAGGGGTCGTACGCGCCCACGTCGATGCCGCTGTCGGCGACGGCGCCGCGCGCGGCGACCACGGCGAACTGCGCGGCCCGGTCCATGCGCCGCGCCTCCCGCGGGGTCAGGCCGTGCGCGTACGGGTCGAAGTCGACCTCGGCGGCCACCCGGGAGCGGAACGGGGCGGGGTCGAAGAAGGTGATGCCGCGGGTGGCGGTGCGGCCCTCGCTGAGCAGGTTCCAGAAGGCGTCGGCGCCGACGCCCCCGGGGGCGATGACCTCGACGCCGGTGATGACGACGCGGCGGCCGTGGCTGGTCACGCGGCCTCCCAGTGGTGGACGCGGGTGGCGATGGCGTCGGCGGGCGTGGTCCAGGTCGCCGGGTCGTACGGCGGGACGATCGGCATCAGGGCGTCGCAGATCCTGATGAAGCGGGGGTCGGCGTCGACCCAGGCCTTGTCGATCAGGGCGCCGCCGTCCTCCTGGCCGAAGTGCTGGAGGTGCAGGTAGACGTCGCCGACGAGGAAGAGCTGGCGGTGCCGGGTGCCCATCCGCTCGGGGAAGTCGGTCGCGTCGAGTTCGGCGAACAGCGCGGCGACCTCGGTCTGCCGCACGGGGTCCATGCGGTTCACGATGAGGGTGCTGTGCAGCGGGCCGGGGACGGCGGTGCTCGCCGACCAGTCGTAGAAGCGGGCCGCCCTGCCGTCGGTCCCGGCCGGGCCCGGGGCCTCGGCGAAGTCCCGTACGTCGATCAACAGGTCGTGGTACGTGAACACTTGGCGGCGGGTGAGGCCCGCGCCTCGCGGCGCATCGGGAATCGCGTCGGATTCCCTGCTGGCCAGCGTCACAGTGGTGTGCATGCGGAGTTCTTCCTGCCTCCCGAGTAGAACCTTGCGCTCAGCTTGGCCGACCCGCGATTCAAGTCTCCAGACAGCCGGTGCACGGCAGTTATAGGTCTTCTCAGGGGAATCTCAGGGTTGTCCGCTGCTACCCGTGGATACGTCAGACGCACGTCAAATCTCTGACAACCGCAGCACGCGGAAAGGGCGGGGTGAGAGCATGGAGAAGGCCGACGCGGCGGTGCCGCGTCGGCCTTCTCCATGCTCAAGCCCTGTCTTACGCCTCGGCCATCATGAACCCCACTCCGCGTACGTTGACGATCCAGTCGCTGTCGCCCAGCTTTCCGCGCAGGCTGCTGACATGGGTGTCCACCGTCCGCCGCGACCAGGAGTCGCCCCAGATCTGCCGGACGATCACCCGGCGCGAGACCACGGTCCCCGGGTGCGCGGCCAGCATGTGCAGCAGGTCGAACTCCTTGCGCGTCAGCGGGACGCGCCGGTGGTGGAAGTGCACTTCGCGGGAGTTCACATCGATGCGCAGCGGCCCGTGCTCAATGACCCGGGCGGTTTCCGCACGCGGTTCGAAACGGCGCATCACCGCCTCGATACGGGCGAGGAGTTCACGGAATCCATAAGGCTTCGCGACGTAGTCGTCGGCGCCCGCCTGAAGTCCCAGAACGGTGTCGAGTTCGGAACCCCGGCCCGTGACGGCGATGACGGGCGTATTCGCCGCGGCCCGGATCACCCGGCACACCTGAAGGCCGTCCAGATCGGGCAGGTCGAAATCGAGGAGGACCACGTCGGCCTCCCCGTACGCGGCGAGCGCCTCGGCGCCCGTCGCCGCTTGCCGTACGTCGTGCCCGTGCCGCTCCAGGTCGCGCGTCAGCCGGTCCCGGTCGGGCGAGTCACTGCCCACCACGAGGACCTGCCAGGTCGCGGACAGGGCGCGCGCCCCGGCCACCGCGGAACTCAGCGACCTGAGCGGTCTGTCCCGCGGCTCCCGGACGAGATCCGTCACATTGCTTCTGCCGTTCATCATGCCCCCGTGGATTCCCCCATGTCCCGCGCGCCGCCGTCGCGGCTCAGTGCCTGCGCACGGCCGTGGCGACGGGCAGCACCCCGGTGTCGCTGTAGGAGATGCCGGTCACGGTCAGGCCCGCCTCGGCGAGCTGCTCGCGGATCTCCTGCTCGCTGGTGAAGTTCAGGTACTTGGCCTGGAGGATGTCCCCGAAGATCGCCAGGTCCTGGCGCAGGTCGTCGGCGTGGATGCCGTACCGGTCCCAGTCCCCGCTGCGGCCGCCCTCGGCCCACGGCGGGGCGGGCGGCGCCGGGATGAAGCTGACCAGGAGCCGGCCGCCGACGCGCAGGGCGCGCGCGAAGTTGCGGTACAGCTCCACGAGCCGGGCCCGGTCGGGCTCGTACATGTTGAGGCCGTTGCTGGTCAGCAGGTCGACCTCGCCGTCCAGTCCGAGCTGCCAGGCGTCGCGCACATGGAACTCGCAGACGTCGGCGAGGCCGCGCGCGGCGGCGCGGGCGCGGGCGGACTCCACCGACTCCGCGTCGATGTCGGCGCCGATCAGACGCAGGCCGCTGCCCGGGGCGACGGCGGTGTAGTCCTGCTGGAGCAGGTCGTCCATGAGGCCGCAGGGCACCGAGGCGAGCACGGCGCCGTCGGTGACGTGCGGGGCGATGTGGGCCTTGAAGCGGTGGAAGCGCTCTCTGATGCCGGGCATCAGGGACTTCGTCAGGAGCCACCGCTCCAGGTCGTTCGCCGTGGGGTCGCCGGGCTCGTACTGGAAGACGTACGACGTCCAGTAGCCGTTGAGGCCCTCGTTGTGCAGGAGGAAGCGGCCGAACTCGAACTCCTGGAGCTCGGCGAGCAGGGCCAGTTCGCGGTCGAGGGGCAGCAGGAGCCGGGCCTCGTCGGCGCGCAGCCGGGCCTCGATCTCCGCGGCGCGGCGCGCGGTGGCCGCGCCGGAGTCGACGCTGCTCGGGGTGTGGTGGGAGAGGGTGGATTCGGCGGTGGTGGTCACGTCGGGCTCCTCGGGGTTCACCAGGTGACGGGCAGTTCGCGCAGGCCGTGGACCAGCGCGTCGTACTTGAAGGGCAGTTCCTCGACGCCGACGGCGAGCCGGAGGCCGGGGATGCGCCGGAACAGGGTGTCGAAGACGGTCTGGAGCTCGACCCGGGCGAGGTTCCGCCCGAGGCACTGGTGCGGTCCGTAGCCCTGCGCGACGTGCTGGCGGGCGTCCCGGTCGGGGTCGAACACGTCCGGGTCCGGGAACGCCCGGGGGTCGTGGTTGGCGGCGACGTTGGACGCGATGACGCCCTCGCCCGCCTTGATGCGCACCCCGCCGAGCTCGACGTCCTCGGTGGCGACGCGGCCCATGCCGATCTCGACGACCGAGAAGTACCGCAGGAGTTCCTCGATCACGGCGGGGGTCCGGCTCGGGTCTGCGACCATCCTCGCGAGCTGCTCGGGGTGGGTCAGGAGCGTGGCGATGCCGAGGGAGATCATCTCGGAGGTCGACTCGTGTCCGGCGAGGAGCAGCAGCTGGGCGAGGCTGGCGAGTCCCGGCCGGTCGACGTCGCCGGTCTCCGCGCGCTGCCGGGCGATCTCGCGGCTGAGCAGGTCGTCGCCGGGGTCGGCCTCCTTCTCTGCGACGAGGCGGTCCATGTTCGCGCGCATCTCGCGGGCGATGGCGTCGCGCTCCTCGCCGGTGGTGGAGCGCTGGAGCATTCCGGCGGCCAGGGCGTAGAAGCGCTCCAGGTAGTCGGGGCTCGCGCCGATCCGCTCGGTGATGACCAGGCGGGGCACGATCAGGGCCAGGTGCTGCACGAGGTCGACGGGGCGCGGCAGTTCGAGGATCTTGTCGATGGCCTCGTCGACGATCTCCTGGATGCGCGGCCGCAGGGTGTTCACGCGGCGCATGGAGAACTCGCTGATCACCGGGGAGCGGGCGGCGGAGTGCGCGGGTCCGTCCAGGGAGATCATGAAGGGCGCGAAATGCGCGAAGGCGCTCTTTCCCCCGCTCGATATGGAGGGGTAGCCGGGGTCGCTGCGATCGGAGCCGAGCCGCGGATCGACCAGGGCGGCGCGTACGTCCGCGTGCCGGGTCAGCATCCAGGCGTGCCGTCCGTCAGACATCTCGACGCGGCTCACCGGCTCCTCTTCGCGCAGCCGTTCATAGGTTTCCGGAATGGCGAAGGGGCAGGTGCGGGTGATGGGGAAGCGTATCGGACCGGCGGTTTCCTGAACCGGGGCGTCGGACATTGCACTCCTTCGTGGAATCGCCGCGGAAGATGAGTGAGGGCACGCGGGAATGGGCGGCGACAGCGCCGCTTTGCCCGGTCGCTCCAAAGGCTTGACCGGATCTTTCCATGCGCTGCTTCCAGCCTGCCCACGGCCTGACAACGTACACCGCATGGGGAGATACGTTGTATCGGAAAAGCGTTGCGAGCCGCAAGCGCCCCGCACCGGTCCTGGAGCGATCGCACTGACAGGCCCGCTGGTCAGACCGACAATCGGCGCTCCGCACCAGACTCCGCCGACGGCGAACACCGTGGCGTGAAATCGCCCTGAAGACGCCAGGACCTGAGCACACGGTTCAAGCCATTGACCAAGATTTACGATGTCATGACACAAAGAAGACTTCCCGTCACCACCGCGCCGATGGCGGCGGCGCTCCCGTGTGGCACCATGACCCCGTTGATCACGCGAGGCTGCGGCCGACCCAGGTCGGGCGCACCTTAACTGACATACGGGGGACAACTGTGTTTCATGCCATAGAGCAATTCCGACACCTGGCCGTTCATTTCGGCGGGCACTCCGCGATATCGGTCAAGTATTTGCAGGCCGCGATTCTCTGGCCCTCGCTCCCGGTGAAACCGGCGGCCTCCCTGCGCATCCTCCTGGTGGAGAGCAGGCCGGCGGAGCGGGAGCGGCTCGAAAAGGATCTGATGCGGCACGGGTACTACGTCCACACCGCGGCGACGGCGGCCCACGCGCTCGACGTGCACGAGGAGGCCGACCTCATCCTGCTCGGTCTGGAACTGAGCGATCTGGACGGCCTGGAGCTGTGCCGGGTGATCCGGAGCTCCAGCGACGTCCCGATCATCGCGGTCACCGCCCGCTCCTCCGAGCTGGACAAGGTCCTCGGCCTGCAGGCGGGCGCCGACGACTACGTGGTCACGCCGTACGGCCTGCGGGAGCTGCTCGCCCGGATCGAGGCGGTGATGCGGCGCGCCCGGCCGCGGCGCGAGCGGGCGGCGCCGAGGACCGTGGAGCACGGCCCCCTCAGAATCGACTCGGGACTGCGCGAAGTCACGTACGAGGGGCGGCCGGTGAAGCTGACGCGCAAGGAGTTCGACCTGCTGCACCTGCTCGCCTCGCACCCGGGAACCGTGGTCTCGCGGGACGACATCCTGCGCCGGATCTGGGGCGAGTCGTGGTCGCGGCGCACGGTGGACACGCACGTCAGCAGCATCCGCGGCAAGCTGGGGTGCAGCGGCTGGATCATCACGGTCCGCGGGGTCGGCTTCATGATCGGAGACGGTCTGCCGGACGCGGCGAGCGGATAGGGCCGGGCGCCGGGGCGGGTCCGGCGCCGCCGGGGCGGGTTCCGCTGCCCACGCCGCAGCCCACCGGGCGGATTCAGCGCTGCCGGGGCTTCGCGAGCAGGATCACCGCGGCTCCGACGGCCAGGGCACAGGCGGGCCACAGCAAGGCGTTGGCCATCGTCGCCGAGGTGACGGTGCGCACGAAGCCCTCGGCGCCCTTGCCCGCCGTCATGTGGTGGAAGTCCAGCCGCGCGAGCCCGGCGCGCCGGTCGGCGGGCAGCCCCGCGGAGTGCCGCTCGAGCTGGCTCTTGAACTGCGCGGCGAGCACGGAGGCGATCACCGCGGAACCGAGCGTGGAGCCCACCTGACGCGCGGTGTTGAACAGGCCGGACCCGGCGCCGATGTACTTCGGCGGCAGGCTCTGCATCGCGGCGACGGCCAGCGGGCTCATCATCAGCGAACTGCTCGCGCCCATCCACGCGGCGTGGGCGAGCAGCACCACGAGGCTCATGTCGGGCGTCATCAGGAAATGCCGCACGAACAGGGCCGCGCTGAACAGGGCGAGCCCGCTGAACGCGGGCCACTTGGGCCCCACCTTGTCCACGAGCTTGCCGATGCGCGGCGCGAGCGGGACCGAGACCAGGGCGGAGGGCAGCATCATCAGCGCGGCCTGCGCGGGCGTCATGCCCCGGCCGACCTGGAAGTACAAGGTGCCGGGGAAGCTCGCGGCGGTGATGGCGAAGCCCGCGGCCACGATGGCGAGGTTCGCCGCGGAGAACGTCCTGACCTTGAAGATGCCGAGCGGCACCAGCGGTTCGTCCTTGTTCTTCGCCTCCCAGACGACGAACGCGGCCGCGCAGAGCACGCCGAGGGCGAGGACCCCGTAGACGGACACGGGCACGCCGGTGCGCAGTCCGAACAGGTTCAGGCTGTCGGTGATGCGGGACCAGTGGTACGTGTCCCCGTTCTCCAGGGCGAAGATCACGCAGAACAGGGCGGCGCCGCTGATGAGGATGCCGGGGACGTCGAAGCGGTGCCGCCTGCCGGGCAGGTTCGGGACCAGGCGCCGGGCGGCGACCATGCCCGCGATGCCGATCGGCACGTTGATGAAGAAGATCGAGCGCCAGCCGAACGCGTCGATGAGGAGCCCGCCGGAGATGGGCCCCACGAGGATGGCGGCGCCGGACACCAGACCCCAGTACGACATGGCGCGGCCCCGCATGTTCTTGGGGAAGATCTTGCTGATCGTGGCCATGGACTGGGGCGCCATGAGCGCGGCGCCGACGCCCTGCAGCGCCCGGAAGGCGATGAGCTGGCCGATGTTCCCCGCGAGTCCGCACAGCACGGACGCGCCGGTGAAGACCGCCATGCCGATCAGATAGATCCGCTTGGGTCCGAACTGGTCGCCGAGGCGGCCCGCGAGGAGCAGCGGCACGGAGTAGGCGAGCAGATAGGAGCTGGTCGCCCAGACCGTCGTGCTGATGTCCGCGTGCAGGTCAGCGGAGAGCTTGGGCATCGCCACCACCACGATCGTGGTGTCGAGCATGAGCATGAAGAAGCCGACCATCATCGCGGCGAGCGCGCGCCAGGGCGCCTCGACCTGGTGCTCGGCCTTCTCGACTTGTGCCGTGGTCATTCGCCGGACCCCCTTTCTCTCGGTCCATACGCTGTATGGACCGATACACCGTATCGAAGGGGTGTGCGGGGCCGCAAGCGAAAGCCGGTGCCGGGCGGGTGCCCGGCACCGGCTCGGTGCGGTCGGTTCGGCTCTGGCTACGGTGCCCGTCAGCCGCCGAGCCGCGCCGCGATCCCGTCGAACAGGTACTCAAGACCGGTGTCGAACTTCGCGTCCGCGTCCCGGTCCCCGGCGTCCCGCACCACCTTCGCGAGCATCGGGTGCCGGCCGCCGGCGATGACCCGGTTGAGGTACTCGCTGGAGGCGAGCTGCCACTGCTCCTTGTCCAGGCCCGTGTCCCGCTCGGCCCGCCGCTCGGTGATCTCGTTCCGGATCGCGCCGATCACGTACGCGTTGACCGCGTCCCTGACCCGTACGACCGTGTCGATGTCCTCGAAGCCGGGGGCCCCGGCGAGCGCGGCGAGCGAGGCCTCCAGATGGGCCAGGGCGTTCGGCCCGAGCAGCGGCCGCCCGCCCAGCAGGTCCGCGAACCACTCGTGGCGGCGGGCCGCGCGCCGGGTGCGCTCCGCGAGGGTGCGCAGCGCCTCGCGCCAGTCCTGCCCCGCGCCCCGGGGCAGCGGGATCTCGCCGTAGACCGCGTCCGCCATCAGGTCGAGGAGCTCTTCCTTCGTGGACAGATACGTGTACATGCGCATCGGGCCCGCGTTGAGCTCGGCGGCGACCTTGCGGATGGAGACCGCGGCCAGGCCGTCCGCGTCGGCGATCCTGATCGCCGCGGCGACGATCCGGTACCGGCTCAGGGCGCTGGGCGCCGGCCGGTCCGGCGGCTCGGGCCGATCCCAGACGAGCCCGGGCCCGTCCCCACCGCCACCGCGTCGTGCCGCCATGTCGCCTCGTCCTTCGTCGCCCGGTGAATGCGTCGCACAATACACATGGCGTGGCCGATACGATGTATGCCCCAATACGAGGTATCCCCGCCAGGCGGGTTTCCCTCCCACCCGCCCACCCGTGCCTGGCCTGCCTTGCCCGTCGCGGCCCCGACGCGTGGCGCTGCGGCCCGGCGGCCCACCGCCCGCCGCTACCGCGGCGGGTTTCTCCCACCCACCCACCCGAATCTCCCCAGCCTTGCGA is a window from the Streptomyces spectabilis genome containing:
- a CDS encoding beta-ketoacyl-[acyl-carrier-protein] synthase family protein gives rise to the protein MTSHGRRVVITGVEVIAPGGVGADAFWNLLSEGRTATRGITFFDPAPFRSRVAAEVDFDPYAHGLTPREARRMDRAAQFAVVAARGAVADSGIDVGAYDPYRVGVTVGSAVGATMSLDEDYRTVSDGGRLDLVDHAYADPFFYGYFVPSSFAAEVALAVGAQGPSSVVSAGCTSGLDSVGYAVELIREGTTDVMVAGASDAPISPITMACFDAIKATTPRHDDPAHASRPFDGTRNGFVLGEGAAVFVLEELQSARRRGAHVYAEIAGYATRSNAYHMTGLRPDGAEMAEAIRVALDEARMNGDEIDYVNAHGSGTKQNDRHETAAFKRSLGEHAYRTPVSSIKSMVGHSLGAIGSIEIAACALAMKHHVVPPTANLHTPDPECDLDYVPLTARERRTDAVLTVGSGFGGFQSAMVLARPERTAR
- a CDS encoding TcmI family type II polyketide cyclase, coding for MHTTVTLASRESDAIPDAPRGAGLTRRQVFTYHDLLIDVRDFAEAPGPAGTDGRAARFYDWSASTAVPGPLHSTLIVNRMDPVRQTEVAALFAELDATDFPERMGTRHRQLFLVGDVYLHLQHFGQEDGGALIDKAWVDADPRFIRICDALMPIVPPYDPATWTTPADAIATRVHHWEAA
- a CDS encoding cytochrome P450 is translated as MSDAPVQETAGPIRFPITRTCPFAIPETYERLREEEPVSRVEMSDGRHAWMLTRHADVRAALVDPRLGSDRSDPGYPSISSGGKSAFAHFAPFMISLDGPAHSAARSPVISEFSMRRVNTLRPRIQEIVDEAIDKILELPRPVDLVQHLALIVPRLVITERIGASPDYLERFYALAAGMLQRSTTGEERDAIAREMRANMDRLVAEKEADPGDDLLSREIARQRAETGDVDRPGLASLAQLLLLAGHESTSEMISLGIATLLTHPEQLARMVADPSRTPAVIEELLRYFSVVEIGMGRVATEDVELGGVRIKAGEGVIASNVAANHDPRAFPDPDVFDPDRDARQHVAQGYGPHQCLGRNLARVELQTVFDTLFRRIPGLRLAVGVEELPFKYDALVHGLRELPVTW
- a CDS encoding winged helix-turn-helix domain-containing protein, encoding MESRPAERERLEKDLMRHGYYVHTAATAAHALDVHEEADLILLGLELSDLDGLELCRVIRSSSDVPIIAVTARSSELDKVLGLQAGADDYVVTPYGLRELLARIEAVMRRARPRRERAAPRTVEHGPLRIDSGLREVTYEGRPVKLTRKEFDLLHLLASHPGTVVSRDDILRRIWGESWSRRTVDTHVSSIRGKLGCSGWIITVRGVGFMIGDGLPDAASG
- a CDS encoding methyltransferase domain-containing protein; translation: MTTTAESTLSHHTPSSVDSGAATARRAAEIEARLRADEARLLLPLDRELALLAELQEFEFGRFLLHNEGLNGYWTSYVFQYEPGDPTANDLERWLLTKSLMPGIRERFHRFKAHIAPHVTDGAVLASVPCGLMDDLLQQDYTAVAPGSGLRLIGADIDAESVESARARAAARGLADVCEFHVRDAWQLGLDGEVDLLTSNGLNMYEPDRARLVELYRNFARALRVGGRLLVSFIPAPPAPPWAEGGRSGDWDRYGIHADDLRQDLAIFGDILQAKYLNFTSEQEIREQLAEAGLTVTGISYSDTGVLPVATAVRRH
- a CDS encoding response regulator transcription factor produces the protein MMNGRSNVTDLVREPRDRPLRSLSSAVAGARALSATWQVLVVGSDSPDRDRLTRDLERHGHDVRQAATGAEALAAYGEADVVLLDFDLPDLDGLQVCRVIRAAANTPVIAVTGRGSELDTVLGLQAGADDYVAKPYGFRELLARIEAVMRRFEPRAETARVIEHGPLRIDVNSREVHFHHRRVPLTRKEFDLLHMLAAHPGTVVSRRVIVRQIWGDSWSRRTVDTHVSSLRGKLGDSDWIVNVRGVGFMMAEA
- a CDS encoding MDR family MFS transporter, whose product is MTTAQVEKAEHQVEAPWRALAAMMVGFFMLMLDTTIVVVAMPKLSADLHADISTTVWATSSYLLAYSVPLLLAGRLGDQFGPKRIYLIGMAVFTGASVLCGLAGNIGQLIAFRALQGVGAALMAPQSMATISKIFPKNMRGRAMSYWGLVSGAAILVGPISGGLLIDAFGWRSIFFINVPIGIAGMVAARRLVPNLPGRRHRFDVPGILISGAALFCVIFALENGDTYHWSRITDSLNLFGLRTGVPVSVYGVLALGVLCAAAFVVWEAKNKDEPLVPLGIFKVRTFSAANLAIVAAGFAITAASFPGTLYFQVGRGMTPAQAALMMLPSALVSVPLAPRIGKLVDKVGPKWPAFSGLALFSAALFVRHFLMTPDMSLVVLLAHAAWMGASSSLMMSPLAVAAMQSLPPKYIGAGSGLFNTARQVGSTLGSAVIASVLAAQFKSQLERHSAGLPADRRAGLARLDFHHMTAGKGAEGFVRTVTSATMANALLWPACALAVGAAVILLAKPRQR
- a CDS encoding TetR/AcrR family transcriptional regulator C-terminal domain-containing protein gives rise to the protein MAARRGGGGDGPGLVWDRPEPPDRPAPSALSRYRIVAAAIRIADADGLAAVSIRKVAAELNAGPMRMYTYLSTKEELLDLMADAVYGEIPLPRGAGQDWREALRTLAERTRRAARRHEWFADLLGGRPLLGPNALAHLEASLAALAGAPGFEDIDTVVRVRDAVNAYVIGAIRNEITERRAERDTGLDKEQWQLASSEYLNRVIAGGRHPMLAKVVRDAGDRDADAKFDTGLEYLFDGIAARLGG